One Methylosinus sp. LW4 genomic region harbors:
- the kdpA gene encoding potassium-transporting ATPase subunit KdpA has product MNAIGLAQIALVLAAVVFAAVPLSAFIARVLAGERNFLTPVLLPVERVFYKLSGVDPAREQSWLVYTIAMLAFSVVGFLSLYTLQRLQNVLPLDPQGFDPVPPDLAFNTSISFITNTNWQNYSGETTMSHLVQMLGLTVHNFLSAATGLAMAFALVRGFARAESPTVGNFWVDLTRGTLYVLLPLSIVFALALVALGVPQTLSGSVEATTLEGAKQAISIGPIASQEAIKELGTNGGGFFNANSAHPYESPNAISNLLEIWALLVVPFALAFAFGRAVLDFRQGRAIAITMLIVLAAGVLIAYWAEAVGNPLLTSIGVDPSPGNMEGKEVRFGVATSALFAAATTGTSTGAVNAMHDSFMPIGGLVPLFNMLMGSIAPGGVGAGLYGFLVLAVVAVFVAGLMVGRTPEYLGKKIEAREMKLAMLAVLIYPLCVLGFSAASVLLPGALASLNNAGPHGLSEIVYAFASTTDNNGSAFAGLSGNTPWYNTTLGVAMALGRFAYVIPVLAMAGSFAAKKKAPASRGTFPTHGPLFIGLLLGVIVVLYLLQYFPALALGPVVEHLLLAAGKTF; this is encoded by the coding sequence GTCTTCGCCGCTGTGCCGCTCAGCGCCTTCATCGCCCGCGTCCTCGCCGGCGAGCGCAATTTTTTGACGCCCGTTCTGCTTCCCGTGGAGCGCGTCTTCTACAAGCTCTCCGGCGTCGATCCGGCGCGTGAGCAGAGCTGGCTCGTCTATACGATCGCCATGCTCGCCTTCAGCGTCGTCGGCTTCTTGTCGCTCTACACGCTGCAGCGGCTGCAGAATGTGCTGCCGCTCGATCCGCAGGGCTTCGATCCCGTGCCGCCGGATCTCGCCTTCAACACGTCGATCAGCTTCATCACCAACACCAATTGGCAGAATTACTCCGGCGAGACCACGATGAGCCATCTCGTGCAGATGCTCGGGCTCACCGTTCACAACTTCCTGTCGGCGGCGACCGGCCTCGCAATGGCCTTCGCGCTGGTGCGCGGTTTCGCGCGCGCAGAATCGCCGACGGTCGGCAATTTCTGGGTCGATCTCACACGCGGCACGCTCTATGTGCTGCTGCCGCTGTCGATCGTCTTCGCGCTCGCGCTCGTGGCGCTCGGCGTTCCGCAGACGCTTTCCGGCTCTGTGGAAGCGACGACTCTCGAGGGCGCCAAGCAGGCGATCTCGATCGGTCCGATCGCGAGCCAGGAGGCGATCAAGGAGCTCGGCACCAATGGCGGCGGCTTTTTCAACGCCAATTCGGCGCATCCGTACGAAAGCCCCAACGCCATCTCCAACCTTCTCGAAATTTGGGCGCTGCTGGTCGTTCCCTTCGCGCTCGCTTTCGCCTTCGGCCGCGCCGTGCTCGATTTTCGTCAAGGCCGCGCGATCGCCATCACCATGCTCATCGTGCTCGCCGCGGGCGTTCTCATCGCCTATTGGGCCGAGGCCGTCGGCAATCCGCTGCTGACGTCGATCGGCGTCGATCCCTCGCCCGGCAATATGGAAGGCAAGGAGGTGCGCTTCGGCGTCGCCACCAGCGCGCTCTTCGCCGCAGCGACGACGGGCACCAGCACCGGCGCCGTCAATGCGATGCATGATTCCTTCATGCCGATCGGCGGCCTCGTGCCCTTGTTCAACATGCTGATGGGCTCGATCGCGCCGGGCGGCGTCGGCGCTGGCCTCTATGGCTTTCTCGTGCTCGCCGTCGTCGCCGTCTTCGTCGCCGGCCTCATGGTCGGACGCACGCCGGAATATCTCGGCAAGAAGATCGAGGCCCGTGAGATGAAGCTCGCCATGCTCGCCGTGCTGATCTATCCGCTCTGCGTGCTCGGCTTCTCCGCGGCCTCCGTGCTGCTTCCGGGCGCGCTCGCGAGCCTCAACAACGCCGGGCCGCACGGGCTGTCGGAGATCGTCTACGCCTTCGCCTCGACGACCGACAATAATGGCTCGGCCTTCGCCGGATTGTCCGGCAACACGCCTTGGTACAATACGACGCTCGGCGTTGCGATGGCGCTCGGCCGCTTCGCCTATGTCATTCCCGTGCTGGCGATGGCGGGCTCCTTCGCGGCGAAGAAAAAGGCGCCGGCGTCGCGCGGGACCTTCCCGACACATGGGCCGCTGTTCATCGGCCTGCTGCTCGGCGTCATCGTCGTGCTCTATCTGCTGCAATATTTCCCGGCGCTCGCGCTCGGTCCCGTCGTCGAGCATCTTCTGCTCGCCGCCGGCAAGACCTTCTGA
- the kdpB gene encoding potassium-transporting ATPase subunit KdpB, whose translation MSSKVAAPGLLDRAIIGRAAIDALIKLDPRQLARNPVIFVTEAVSAVVTLLFVRDLFAHDGTALFSGQIAAWLWFTVLFANFAEAVAEGRGKAQADTLRRTRTDTKAKRTKGGSRDFDIVSALELKIGDVVLVEAGELIPGDGEVVEGVASVNESAITGESAPVIREAGGDRSAVTGGTTVLSDWVRVKITAAPGSTFIDRMIALVEGAERQKTPNELALSILLSGLTIIFLIVCTTLWPLANYSGTVLPLTVLIALLVCLIPTTIGGLLSAIGIAGMDRLIRFNVIATSGRAVEAAGDVDTLLLDKTGTITFGNRMADELLPVGGVGEHELAEAVLLASLADETPEGRSIVALAKSRYGLAAPDIGADARVVPFSAHTRISGVDLPGRALRKGAVDAILAQTQSITGHADFGGAGAEILERAAIATLRAPEDFTRAVERISRAGGTPLAVSENGRLLGVVHLKDIIKPDIKARFAELRAMGIKTVMVTGDNPVTAAAIASEAGVDDFIAQATPEDKLTYIRKEQQGGRLIAMCGDGTNDAPALAQADVGVAMQTGTQAAREAGNMVDLDSDPTKLIEIVAIGKQLLMTRGSLTTFSIANDVAKYFAIIPALFVATYPELGALNVMKLVSPQSAILSAVIFNALIIIALIPLALKGVAYRPVGADALLRRNLLIYGLGGVIIPFVGIKLIDMIVSILHLA comes from the coding sequence ATGTCGTCCAAAGTCGCTGCTCCTGGCCTGCTCGATCGGGCCATTATCGGCCGCGCGGCGATCGACGCTCTCATCAAGCTCGATCCGCGCCAGCTGGCGCGCAATCCGGTGATTTTCGTCACCGAGGCCGTCTCGGCCGTCGTCACGCTCTTATTCGTGCGCGATCTTTTCGCGCATGACGGAACCGCGCTCTTCTCTGGGCAGATCGCGGCCTGGCTGTGGTTCACGGTCCTCTTCGCCAATTTCGCGGAAGCGGTGGCGGAGGGGCGCGGCAAGGCGCAGGCCGATACGCTGCGTCGCACGCGCACGGACACGAAAGCCAAGCGAACCAAAGGCGGATCGCGTGACTTCGACATCGTCTCCGCGCTGGAGCTGAAGATCGGCGATGTCGTGCTCGTCGAGGCCGGAGAGCTCATTCCCGGCGACGGCGAGGTCGTCGAGGGCGTCGCTTCCGTCAACGAGTCGGCGATCACCGGCGAGTCGGCGCCGGTCATTCGCGAGGCGGGCGGCGATCGTTCCGCCGTCACCGGCGGCACGACTGTGCTGTCCGATTGGGTGCGGGTGAAGATCACCGCCGCGCCCGGCTCCACCTTCATCGATCGCATGATCGCGCTGGTCGAAGGCGCCGAGCGGCAGAAGACGCCGAACGAGCTCGCTCTCTCCATCCTGCTGTCGGGCTTGACGATCATCTTTCTGATCGTCTGCACGACGCTGTGGCCGCTCGCCAATTATTCGGGAACCGTGCTGCCGCTCACCGTGCTCATCGCTCTGCTCGTCTGCCTCATACCGACGACGATCGGCGGGCTCTTGTCGGCGATCGGCATCGCCGGAATGGATCGACTCATCCGCTTCAACGTCATCGCGACGTCCGGCCGCGCCGTGGAGGCGGCGGGCGACGTGGACACGCTGCTGCTCGACAAGACCGGCACGATCACTTTCGGCAATCGCATGGCGGATGAGCTTCTCCCCGTCGGCGGCGTCGGCGAGCACGAGCTCGCGGAGGCCGTGCTGCTCGCCTCTCTCGCGGACGAGACGCCGGAGGGGCGCTCCATCGTGGCTCTGGCCAAAAGCCGCTATGGCCTCGCCGCTCCCGATATCGGCGCCGATGCGCGCGTCGTTCCCTTTTCGGCGCATACGCGCATCTCTGGCGTCGATCTGCCGGGCCGCGCATTGCGCAAGGGCGCCGTCGACGCCATTCTCGCGCAGACGCAATCCATAACGGGCCATGCCGACTTCGGCGGCGCGGGCGCCGAAATTCTCGAGCGCGCGGCCATCGCGACATTGCGCGCGCCAGAGGATTTCACCCGCGCGGTGGAGCGCATCTCGCGCGCCGGCGGCACGCCGCTCGCCGTCAGCGAGAACGGCCGTCTGCTCGGCGTCGTGCATTTGAAGGACATCATCAAGCCCGACATAAAGGCGCGCTTCGCCGAGCTGCGCGCCATGGGCATAAAGACGGTGATGGTGACGGGCGACAATCCGGTCACGGCGGCGGCCATCGCCTCGGAAGCGGGCGTCGACGACTTCATCGCGCAAGCGACGCCGGAGGACAAGCTCACCTACATCCGCAAGGAGCAGCAAGGCGGCCGCCTCATCGCAATGTGCGGCGACGGCACCAATGACGCGCCAGCGCTGGCGCAGGCGGATGTCGGCGTGGCCATGCAAACCGGCACGCAAGCGGCGCGCGAGGCGGGCAATATGGTCGATCTCGACAGCGATCCGACCAAGCTCATCGAGATCGTCGCCATCGGCAAGCAGCTGCTGATGACGCGCGGCTCGCTGACGACCTTCTCCATCGCCAATGACGTCGCCAAATATTTCGCCATCATTCCTGCGCTGTTCGTGGCGACCTATCCCGAGCTCGGCGCGCTCAATGTGATGAAGCTCGTCTCGCCGCAATCGGCCATTCTTTCCGCGGTGATCTTCAACGCGCTGATCATCATCGCGCTGATCCCGCTGGCGCTCAAAGGCGTCGCCTATCGGCCTGTCGGCGCTGACGCCTTGCTGCGGCGGAATCTGCTGATCTACGGCCTCGGCGGCGTCATCATTCCCTTCGTCGGCATCAAGCTGATCGACATGATCGTGTCGATCCTGCATCTCGCGTGA
- the kdpC gene encoding potassium-transporting ATPase subunit KdpC, whose amino-acid sequence MLSQIRPAIVMIVLFTLLTGLAYPLAITGLAQLAFHDAANGSLIEREGVIVGSRLIGQNFVADHYFHGRPSATSAPDPNDASKTIDAPYNAANSGGSNLGPTSQKLVDRVNAAIEAEFAAGRIDMVAADAVTTSASGLDPHVSPQYALAQAPAVAAARKLPVSRVRALVESQIEQRMAGFIGEPRVNVLELNLALDELR is encoded by the coding sequence ATGCTCTCCCAAATTCGTCCTGCGATCGTGATGATCGTTCTCTTCACCCTTCTCACCGGCCTCGCCTATCCTCTGGCGATCACCGGACTGGCGCAGCTCGCCTTCCATGACGCTGCCAATGGCAGCCTCATAGAGCGCGAGGGCGTCATCGTCGGCTCGCGTCTGATCGGCCAGAACTTCGTGGCGGATCATTACTTCCACGGCCGCCCTTCGGCGACGAGCGCGCCCGACCCCAATGATGCGAGCAAGACGATCGACGCGCCTTACAATGCGGCGAATTCCGGCGGCTCCAATCTTGGCCCGACCTCGCAAAAGCTCGTCGATCGCGTGAACGCCGCGATCGAGGCGGAGTTCGCCGCCGGCCGCATCGACATGGTCGCGGCGGATGCGGTGACGACATCCGCTTCCGGTCTCGATCCGCACGTCTCGCCGCAATATGCGCTGGCGCAGGCGCCCGCCGTCGCCGCAGCGCGCAAGCTGCCCGTGAGCCGTGTGCGCGCGCTGGTGGAGAGCCAGATCGAGCAGCGCATGGCCGGATTCATCGGAGAGCCGCGCGTCAATGTGCTGGAGCTCAATCTGGCCTTGGACGAGCTGCGCTGA
- a CDS encoding OprO/OprP family phosphate-selective porin — protein MLIAALGGPSPSLADTAREIKALKAELKRLEARLDAQSRAGRATKERGDSAKTPQAAAVPPAVFVSFKNGLYVESEDKSFDFKLGGRIHTDGGFASSADTIRRSNVGFRRAELEVTGRAYGNWIYRFQYDFATTAGGVAGIRDAYIAYRARVLPEWIVAQPASFQIGNFHEPFGRETLDSDKHITFLERSLTANLGPARHIGAAVGVGDASWALKGGIFSTSPQDTATAPPVGNAQYWDASARAVYAPIHEEDALLHLGGSFVYHRPNGTTAATDATNLTPGASGFERELTGILGAGGATVRVPAAQDLSCAASAATLNVATTAAGQLVAPFVQRPSCLKYSYNYGFEAAAAYGPVSVEAEYVGAQYQRDATLALLYANGGGAQLHYSAYHVAASLFLTGESRAASYEGYDKNWSAPGTFADVKIKSPLSKGGYGAVEVAARYEGIDLNNGGLVPASFVYLAAAAGSAAQKAVANTATLGGRQENLTVALNWYPVRGVRLQANWTHAMTLIAPADRAFLNGDHPSLFLARAQVFW, from the coding sequence ATGCTCATTGCGGCATTGGGCGGCCCCTCCCCGAGCCTCGCCGATACGGCGCGTGAGATCAAAGCTTTGAAAGCGGAGCTGAAACGTCTGGAGGCCCGGCTCGACGCCCAGTCCAGAGCAGGTCGCGCGACAAAGGAGCGCGGCGATTCGGCAAAGACTCCCCAGGCGGCTGCGGTCCCGCCGGCCGTTTTCGTCAGCTTCAAGAACGGCCTCTATGTCGAGAGCGAGGACAAGAGCTTCGATTTCAAGCTCGGCGGACGCATCCACACGGACGGCGGCTTCGCCAGCTCGGCGGATACGATAAGGCGCAGCAATGTTGGGTTCCGCCGCGCCGAGCTCGAGGTCACGGGACGCGCCTATGGCAATTGGATCTATCGCTTCCAATATGATTTCGCCACCACCGCCGGCGGCGTCGCCGGCATTCGCGACGCCTATATCGCCTATCGCGCGAGAGTCTTGCCCGAGTGGATCGTCGCGCAGCCGGCTTCCTTCCAGATCGGCAATTTCCATGAGCCATTCGGCCGCGAAACGCTGGATTCGGACAAGCACATCACCTTTCTAGAGCGCAGCCTGACGGCCAATCTCGGTCCTGCCCGCCACATTGGCGCCGCCGTCGGCGTCGGCGATGCGAGCTGGGCGCTCAAGGGCGGCATTTTCTCGACCAGCCCGCAGGATACGGCGACCGCCCCGCCCGTTGGAAATGCGCAATATTGGGACGCTTCGGCGCGCGCCGTCTATGCGCCGATCCACGAAGAGGATGCGCTGCTCCACCTCGGCGGCTCCTTCGTCTATCATCGTCCCAATGGAACGACCGCGGCCACCGACGCCACAAATCTGACGCCCGGCGCATCAGGCTTCGAGCGCGAGCTCACTGGAATTCTCGGCGCGGGCGGGGCGACGGTCCGCGTGCCGGCCGCGCAGGACCTCTCCTGCGCCGCATCGGCCGCGACGCTCAATGTCGCGACGACCGCCGCCGGCCAGCTGGTAGCCCCTTTCGTGCAGCGGCCGAGCTGCCTGAAATATTCCTATAATTATGGCTTCGAGGCCGCCGCCGCCTATGGTCCGGTCTCCGTCGAGGCGGAATATGTCGGCGCCCAATATCAGCGCGACGCAACGCTCGCCCTCCTCTACGCCAATGGCGGCGGCGCGCAGCTGCATTACAGCGCCTATCATGTCGCCGCATCTCTGTTCCTGACCGGGGAATCGCGCGCCGCATCTTATGAAGGCTATGACAAGAATTGGAGCGCGCCCGGCACGTTCGCCGATGTGAAGATCAAGAGCCCTCTGAGCAAGGGCGGCTATGGCGCCGTCGAGGTGGCGGCGCGCTATGAGGGGATCGACCTGAACAATGGGGGGCTCGTCCCTGCGAGCTTCGTCTATCTCGCGGCAGCCGCGGGCTCCGCTGCGCAAAAAGCCGTCGCCAATACGGCGACGCTCGGCGGCCGGCAGGAGAATCTCACGGTGGCGCTGAACTGGTATCCGGTTCGCGGCGTGCGCCTGCAGGCCAATTGGACGCACGCCATGACGCTGATCGCGCCCGCCGATCGCGCCTTTCTCAACGGCGATCATCCGAGCCTGTTTCTGGCGCGCGCGCAGGTCTTTTGGTGA
- a CDS encoding DUF2164 domain-containing protein yields the protein MPIDIPKDSAKEAVLSLQRYFKENMDNEIGNLEAEGLLQFFVEEIGPIVYNKAVEDVQQRLHARIAELDVEIHEEAFGYWRKRRRR from the coding sequence ATGCCGATCGATATACCGAAGGATTCTGCGAAGGAAGCGGTCTTGTCGCTTCAACGCTACTTCAAAGAGAATATGGACAATGAGATCGGCAATCTCGAAGCGGAAGGCCTGCTCCAATTCTTCGTGGAAGAGATCGGGCCGATTGTCTACAACAAGGCGGTCGAGGATGTGCAGCAAAGGCTACACGCCCGCATAGCCGAACTGGATGTCGAGATCCACGAGGAGGCGTTCGGCTATTGGCGGAAGCGCCGGCGTCGCTGA
- the fcl gene encoding GDP-L-fucose synthase, with the protein MSMSTRRIWVAGHRGMVGSAVTRYLEARGDKVLKADRSVVDLRNQIAVEVWLKQNRPDAIIFAAAKVGGIYANDTYPADFIYDNLAIETNIIHSAHAADVDRLVFLGSSCIYPKFAPQPIREDSLLTGPLEPTNEWYAIAKIAGIKLCQAYRKQYGRRYISVMPCNLYGPNDNFDLQTSHVLPALIRKFHEAKESRKPEVVVWGTGTPLREFLHVDDLARGVVFCLDNYDGYEHINCGAGSEITIRELAETVQRAVGFSGELVFDTSKPDGTPRKLMDSGRIRALGWEPEISLDDGIAGSYRWFLENKSVSPARELATVA; encoded by the coding sequence ATGTCCATGAGCACTCGTCGTATTTGGGTCGCCGGTCATAGAGGCATGGTCGGTTCGGCCGTCACACGTTATCTCGAGGCGCGAGGCGACAAAGTATTGAAAGCCGATCGCTCGGTCGTCGACCTCCGCAATCAGATCGCCGTCGAAGTCTGGCTGAAACAAAATCGGCCCGACGCCATCATCTTCGCCGCGGCGAAAGTCGGCGGCATCTATGCGAACGACACTTATCCCGCCGATTTCATCTACGACAATCTGGCGATCGAGACGAATATCATTCATTCGGCCCACGCCGCGGATGTCGACCGTCTCGTCTTTCTCGGGTCTTCCTGCATTTATCCGAAATTCGCGCCTCAGCCCATCCGCGAGGACTCGCTGCTCACCGGCCCTCTCGAGCCGACCAATGAGTGGTACGCGATCGCAAAAATCGCCGGCATCAAGCTCTGTCAAGCCTACCGCAAGCAATATGGCCGACGTTACATCTCTGTGATGCCCTGCAATCTCTATGGGCCGAACGATAATTTCGATCTCCAGACGAGCCATGTGCTGCCCGCGCTCATTCGCAAATTCCATGAAGCGAAGGAGTCGAGGAAGCCGGAGGTCGTCGTATGGGGAACCGGGACGCCGCTTCGCGAATTCCTGCATGTCGACGACCTCGCGCGCGGCGTCGTCTTCTGCCTCGACAATTACGACGGCTATGAGCACATCAATTGCGGCGCAGGTTCGGAGATCACGATCCGCGAGCTCGCGGAAACCGTGCAGAGAGCAGTCGGATTTTCCGGCGAGCTCGTGTTCGACACGTCGAAGCCGGATGGCACGCCCCGCAAGCTGATGGACTCGGGCCGCATTCGAGCGCTCGGATGGGAGCCTGAAATCTCGCTGGACGATGGAATTGCCGGCTCCTATCGCTGGTTCCTCGAGAATAAAAGCGTCTCTCCCGCGCGGGAACTCGCAACAGTCGCATAA
- a CDS encoding RNA polymerase sigma factor has protein sequence MSEKKTRFIRDLFERNRRALTAYLTRRVGAEDASDLLQETFVRALRHERLDDVADPPAFLQQIAANLTRDLARRRRTEHKYLAFDQFLGERPSSEARQDEIVDYERRARRLREAIEALPPRCREVFELCAFEDLSFREIALRLGVTERMVRQHMSIAMQRCWAALG, from the coding sequence ATGTCGGAAAAGAAAACTCGTTTCATTCGCGACCTGTTCGAGCGCAACAGACGCGCGCTGACGGCCTATCTGACGCGTCGCGTCGGCGCGGAAGACGCGTCCGATCTGCTTCAGGAGACGTTCGTGCGCGCGCTGCGGCACGAGCGCCTCGACGATGTCGCCGATCCGCCGGCCTTCCTCCAGCAGATCGCCGCCAATCTCACGCGCGACCTGGCCCGGCGTCGGCGGACGGAGCACAAATATCTCGCCTTCGATCAGTTCCTCGGCGAGCGGCCGAGCAGCGAGGCGCGGCAGGACGAGATCGTCGACTATGAGCGCCGGGCGCGCCGCCTCCGCGAGGCGATCGAGGCGCTGCCGCCCCGATGTCGCGAGGTCTTCGAGCTCTGCGCCTTCGAGGACCTCTCCTTTCGCGAGATCGCCCTGCGCCTCGGCGTCACCGAGCGCATGGTGCGCCAGCATATGAGCATCGCCATGCAGCGCTGCTGGGCTGCGCTGGGATGA
- a CDS encoding FecR family protein: MRMGEGDAAHAAAIDWWIREKAGDLDQDRAAFDAWLAADPAHRRAYADVAGMFEEARALRPARRSRSRGAASRRVATAGLSAAACLAFLFFLGDLAQVWRSDFATGVGERRTATLADGSRVELDGGSAIEVRFEAGRRRVRLLSGEAWFEVAPDPARPFVVEAAGGEVTALGTAFDVALTEEGGARVAVGEHSVAVASGGARVIVEERQQTFYEANAAARPPASAAAETIAAWRHGALIVEDRPLGEALATLGRHRHGYVFCLRASTCARRVSGVFSTAEPLTSLREIEYFLGLHSIHLTDYLILLTE; encoded by the coding sequence ATGCGAATGGGGGAGGGCGACGCCGCCCATGCGGCGGCGATCGACTGGTGGATCAGGGAGAAGGCGGGCGACCTCGACCAGGATCGCGCGGCCTTCGACGCCTGGCTCGCAGCCGATCCGGCCCATCGCCGCGCCTATGCCGATGTCGCCGGAATGTTCGAGGAGGCGCGCGCGCTGCGCCCGGCGCGCCGGTCTCGCTCTCGGGGCGCGGCGTCGCGACGAGTGGCGACGGCGGGATTATCGGCCGCCGCTTGCTTGGCCTTTCTCTTCTTCCTCGGCGATCTCGCCCAGGTCTGGCGGTCGGACTTTGCGACGGGCGTCGGGGAGCGCCGAACAGCGACCCTCGCCGATGGCTCGCGTGTAGAGCTCGATGGCGGCTCGGCGATAGAGGTCCGTTTTGAAGCCGGGCGCCGGCGCGTGCGCCTGCTGTCCGGGGAGGCATGGTTCGAGGTCGCGCCCGATCCCGCGCGTCCCTTTGTCGTCGAGGCGGCGGGCGGCGAGGTGACGGCGCTCGGCACCGCCTTCGACGTCGCGCTCACCGAGGAAGGCGGCGCGCGCGTGGCGGTCGGCGAGCATTCGGTCGCTGTCGCCAGCGGCGGCGCGCGCGTTATCGTCGAGGAGCGGCAGCAGACATTCTACGAGGCGAACGCCGCCGCGCGGCCTCCGGCGAGCGCCGCCGCGGAAACGATCGCCGCCTGGCGACACGGCGCGCTGATCGTGGAAGACAGGCCGCTCGGCGAGGCTCTGGCGACGCTCGGCCGTCATCGCCATGGCTATGTCTTCTGCCTGCGCGCGTCGACCTGCGCGCGGCGTGTGAGCGGCGTCTTCTCGACCGCGGAGCCGCTCACCTCTCTGCGCGAGATCGAATATTTCCTCGGGCTGCATTCGATCCATCTGACCGATTATCTCATTCTGCTCACGGAATGA